tccacataGAAACCTAGCACAAATCAGAACTGAAAATATGTGAGTTCCGTGTGGGTTTCAGCTGTTCACGCTGCTCTTAAAACATCAAATTGTGTCACAtcggaaaaaataaataatttgggcCATTTTTGGCTGCTGTCTGAATGAAGCCGTAATGTGTTACTCTGCACCTTATTTTGAGGTTACTTGCCAATGCGGAAGGAATCCATGCTCTAGGAACTGATGCGGGCACCATTGTTTAATAGGAGGAATGGCACTTTTAGGAATGGCACTTTTGATGTTGAACTGTCAACTCTTGGTCGTTCTTCTTTCGGCTTCCCTCTGGCAAGCTTTTGGGATGAATCTCTCCGGTCAGAATCTCCGGTGGGCAGCCAAGGGAAAGATACGTAAAGACCGCCACCGAGCTCCGCGGGCCACGATCCGAGCAGGAAATGAGAGTTTTACAGGATCTCTGGGCCGAGCGTCCGGGAGCAGGAGAGGTCACGATTGCACGCTGTCAGGGCAGGAAATTGGCTCGGTTTCGAGTGAGGAGGCGGAACCCACTGCCGTAACATACTGTAGATAAAAACGACCCAATGGACACGCGCCAATGCCAGAAAGGAGAAACCGGTCACTACTGTGTCTCCAAGAGAATGCCATATGTACATTCTTTAATGTTATTTTGTCTATCTTGCCCTGTACAGATCAGCACACTACAGTTCCCACACTGTACATTAATAAAGATGGTGGGTATTCAACAATGCAAAAGCAGCCCAACCGCCCTGAATCAGAACCGATGACTTCCTGGTACAGTCATGTCCAGTCCCATTTTGACTTTGACATTTTGACCATATAAGTAAATGGGAAATTCTTTGAAAACCGTGCTGCATCACATATGAGCGGCAACATGCGTGACCATACTGCATTGTCGTTAGCAATCTGGTGTGTTAGACTGACAGAGTAGAACCATGGACAGAAAGGGTGGAAATCAACAGGGGCAGCCTCTGCCTTTACCCATACGAAGAAAGCAAAGtcacagagaaacagataaAGCTGAGGACATGCAGCAGGGTAAGGAGCTGTCAGTCCTCTGATCTTTTGCACAGGCAACCTCCTTTGTTCCAAGGAtgagaaataaacaatatacaCATGAAAAGCCATACTGTAAAGtcatcaaatatatatataaagcagtTTTACATTATTGAAACTTACCTACAGTATGGATTGTGATGTGGAAATGAAACCTCAGGGTTGGGTTCATAATGATGTCTAGTTTAGAAAAAGCTGTTCATTAAAAGTAGGAATTTCACAATGAAAAACTTTCctttacttattttttattgggaaacttttttcttcttcagtatCCTGAAATTGAAGGCATGGTTATATAAGtggatttaaataattaattcagaTCACCTGTAAGTGTTTTTATGAGTCTTTATCGCCAAAGATTTTTAACTTTGATTTTGcttttaacattaatttatgCAACAATTATTTATGCAGAATTATTGAAGATTCCTtgaaaattataatattttaccAGGAAGTGCTTGTTATCTGgataaaaaggaaaagattttacctttaaaaaatgctcatttttttctgatgattataaactgtgtgtgcatacatggtGTTATAAGACAGAGCCAAACAAAactatctatatatatacatatatatatatatacacatacatacatatatattctgATGCTCTTGTTCAACTGCATGTAGAGCTGTCCAAAGTGCTGAAATGACTAATGTGTCTATGTATCTTAGAGTACATTTATCATATATCTGGATAAGGACACCATTTGGATAAGGACACTGCAATTTGGAATAGCCAGTTGCGCTTCTGTAGTCACCATTGCACCCATAAAATGAGTGCAATTGCTGACGTGTTAGCACTTCTGATGCACTTGCTTGTGAACCAGTGACCATTTCATAGTCTACAAACCACACTGTGCTACAGCAGAGCTAGCACCGACTGGAGAACAGGTGCATCTACCGCTGTTTGACTAAACCTGCCAACCTTCTGGCACCTGCCTCATGGCTGAGAACATGTTCTGATACCttcacaaatacatttaattccCTCAGGAAAGCACAACAAAATCCGCCCGTTGGAATAACTTAGAACGAACACAAAGCTGCTGTGTTCtcaagaattgtattttaacattacattaaggGCCGTGTTGAAAATAACACATTCCCATCCCAGTAATTACAGTTAAAAAGGCCTCAGAGCCCTGTTCAAAGGGATGAGCAGGGATTTTGCCTGTCAGATATATGAGAGATAACTGCCTAACAGAAGCTCAGAGCTGCCGTTACCATCTCCTCAGGAGAGAATTTCATGCTCTTTTAAGCAGCgtttgggggggttgtggggggggggggggtgggctgaaGGTCTGGGAGATCTTTTTTAcctgcccccacctccacccagccACCCGCTCTTCTCTATGCTAAAGTTATATTCAGCTTCTGCAATACCGAATGGGTCCTAATgggaattggaaaaaaaaacaatttgttttaCACCTAAAGAGTGTGATTACTTACAAATGAACAGGAAACAGCATTGAGTGAATCACGCCGCTGCGGCATCGAAACAGACAGTGAGtgggcggagagagagacagcaaggcTAACAAGGACTTTAACCCTCTTGAATTGTTGCATTTAAATCATTCTGAGGGAGAAATAGGACATTCAAAGCACATGGCTATAGGCAGACAGAACACGTACAGTATTCATTATACATTGTCTTTTGCATATAGGTAATACGGGAGGATAAATTTACCCATGGAAATCAGGCAGCGAACCAGCCTGCTGTCTTGCCTGTCTATTTTCCTTTAAGCTACTGTTGCCTGTCACTGCcagatatttcatttgaataaagtgaaataaaacattctgaaGCAGGCTTCCTCTGTGCCCAGcagccacacagacacataggGTATCTATTCACTGCATGCATATCATGCCATACACATTAGAagacagttgttttttttatttttttatctatgatgaataaaaaaaggcaatggAATCAAAGGAGTTTTGACTAATGTTAAAGTTTCATGGATTCTTCATTGCAGCAGAAATGTGAACtcccatttagattttttaaaattcattttaattaagctTTCATTAACCTTGACTACAGCCTTTACGCGAGAATCACTTACTTCTGTATCCAAACGGTTTTATCTCTGAAACTTACAAATCCACATTTTtggaaacaaagcaaaataaccttaaatgtgtgtgtctagGGTAAAGGACAATTCAGGCAGAATGAATAACCATTTTCTATGATATTTGGAACTGGCCACAGAAAACACTCAGGACATAAATTGCTTTCTATTTCTCAAGCAGTATCTAGAGAAAAGACTGTaaccaaacacattttctttccaaagACAGCGCAGTACTGTGTAATATCTCTGAGCAGGACATTACTGAGACTTATGAAAACAAGAATTGTAGTGACATTACGTTACGGTGTCACCCTGCAACATAAATCAGCCTCTCAGCCCTTACAATACACCGCAGTTTCAGCAATATAGCACCACCTGGTGGGACGATATTTCACCGTCCCTCGACTGCCAGTTGTAGACATTGCAAATGTTCAATGCTATGCAAACGGAAATTTTTCTAACAAGACCATGTGAGAAACGTGCTAGATCCGGAAATGCAGGCATATCGAACAATGTTTCTGAATATGATGCGACATGAATACGACTTCGGTTTTTGTGTTAAGTATGTGACTGGGAGTTCGTTATAAACTTCAAAAATACATGGCAATGATTATGAATTACTGTAGTGGATTGTGGTAGGACATTTCCAGACATTTTGTTTATACATTCAACGTCgtctttaaatgaaatgtgcaaTTTGCCATCCGTAACTTATATGTCCTTAttcatttgtatgttttataaTTCTATAGATTTACAGGAGTAGCCTACTGTTTCATTGCTGTTTTCAGATTAATTAGCttaaaacaacagaaatctTCATATACCCTATAAATGTGGCACAATTAGTAGGCTATGACATAAGCATTGATGTGAAGACGCGCGTTATAGCCTACCACACCATACCACATCACACAGAGGGCATATTACAATGCAAGTCAGCACTCCCGAAAAGTAAGACCACATAAGCAAACTTACGattaattaaaatggaagatACATTCAACCTGATGGTAACTCAAACTGCATTGCAGTATCAGAATATGTCGCTGGAATGATAATTAGAAAGATATTATTTTCAGTTCCACGGTGATAAATAATACAAGCATATACCTTCACACGTGGTCTGACATTGATCTATGTGTGCATTTTATCACATAGCTAACAGTTTAATCTTTACAGCTACAAAACCTAATCGGCCATGGTACATTGCAACAAAATGGCATTCTCTACAAGTTTAATTCTTTTTACCATCTTCTTTCCTCCGTTTATTTAGCTTGAACGGAACACCTGCTTAATTAGAATGCCCTGTCCTACTTCCAAAGGTTTGCAGTAGCGAACCTCTGTGCAGCAGCCGTAGAGTCTACCCCCTCCCAACCCGCGCCCTCCCATCCCTTGAGTTTGTAATGCACTCGTTGCAGTAGGAGGATCCATGTGCACGGAATGACGTCTCACTGCAAGTCTGTCTGACTGCTTCGCTGTTATTACCAGTCTTCTGTCGGGAAGCAACATAATCGGAAATCAGCCGTAATATGaagtgaatgtaaaaaaaacaaaaaacaaaaactagacCATACTGTTGAGTCGTCGGTGTCAATCGACTAAAACGCCACTGTGCTGTACAGGATTACGACTGAGAAATGCAGCCATACACTTTTGCGCTTTAAGCTGTCAGAACTGGAACTAGTGGATGTATGGCAGGAGTAAATGGTTGTCAGCACACTGGGAATATTgtaaggaaaaaatctttttctgtttattatcgtctattcttttcatttctggATTATTGCTGCCCAGCAACACTGTCACCTGACTAAATTGGATGTCGTAATTCAGGTAAGGACTCACACTGTTCGGTTATATGTAGTCGACTAAAATCAGTTACACTTTATagaatatttgtttgtttttttcaagttCAAAAGATTTAGTCAAAGTAAAAATATTCACTTTGAATTTCCCGAGACCTCGTAAAACGCACGGTTCAGATATCCTATGAAACCACAACTGATATAGTACGGTCTATAAAACCATATAGGCTAGCCTACtgaataatttcaataataacTTCAGTTTAATAAAGTTCAGCGTGCTATATAATCTCCTCAATACGAATAGCAACaaaaattaatgtttcattAAGTTTTGAAAAGGATGCTCAAACTATTAATAACTTTCACCGTGTAAACAAGCCTACATGTATTTCCTCTAACCCCGGTTTATTTACCTAATAAAATCTGACTTGACTAATATAACGATATATTTTATAGCCTAGTTAGTTAATATTTATCAAATTATGAATAGTAACCTACCTTAGTTGGAGAAGCAACCTTAACCCCTGTCACCCCATTTCATAGTTTCTGTCAACCTCTCATTAGAAAGTTTTAAACGGAACCGTAAAAAAGTCTGCAGAAACTTAAGGATTTTGTTTATATCCTACTTATTACAAGGACTTAGTCTACATTAATTCGCGGTTCTGGTGTGGTCACTAATATCAGTACCGTGTAGGCTGGTAATATACGCAAGCTTGCAATTCTGCGTTTAAACTATTTCTAGCACTTGCAGTGATCAATAATAAAAAGATACATCAAAAAATCGCATAATAAAGTATATTTGTCTATTTCGTGTTGACCATGTCCTTGCAAAGTATGGGTGCAAATTTATATTTGACGAAATCTGCTGAGTTGTTAAAATTAACATGTCATTTTCCTTTGAAGTACTTCCTACGGAGAACAGAAATCGGCATACTGCTTTCATCTAAGCATTTCCCCCCACTTTCCCTTATTCTCTGTAGCCTTATAGATCTTATAATTTTAGGCGACGTACCAGCAATGTTTTGACTGCAGTACCAATAAATGCGCGAAAGACAGTAGTCGAACCAGTCGAACCAATCGGTAGGTAGCATGATGGAAGTTTTCACGCAGCGCCTCTCATTTTGTCCAATGACTGGAAAGAAGAGGTGGGTGTAACTTAGAAGAGAACTCCACAGAGCCACGTGATGTAATTTTAAAGCAGCacctataataaataaataaatcaataaatcaataaataaatacttcccTGGGGAGAATTGGGTGGGACGAAGGGTTATCTAATATAATGAAACTAGTAGCACATTATGTTGAATTTTCCACAATATAAAATAGTTTTCAATGTTAAAgataagcaaataaaatgacCAGTCAATGAGACACATTACCAGAAATGCAATCCTTAACTTATGCATTTGTGCcgttatgtttttttataataGCAAAAACACATCCATTGGGAAAGGCATTGGATAGCACTGCCAAAATCAACTTCAAAGTGGCACTCAGTGGTGTTACTTGGCATGAGTGAAAATTTCTGTCCCACTGGCCCCATCCCCCTGTTAGACAGATCATATCTCACCTCTGCTCTGTCTCAGTACCTGGCTGTGCTTCCTAGTTATTGTCACTGGATATTATTAAGACCTTTGACAATTGGTTTCAAATATGTAATTGAggacttgtgtatgtgtgcccatTGCACTCCGAGCATAACTATTATACagaatgcaaattaatttaagaaaataaatgtaccaattcagatttttttagaACACATTAACATATAAAGGATGTTAGCCTAACTTGTTTTCTTTGTGCCTATATTCTGGATATATCACAAATGTATATCTCTCCTCATgaacaatgcacaaaatatatttatcagcACATTAGGAAATATATCATATTCTGATGCTTTTAAGGGCTAATCAAACAGATGCACGTCGTTTTCAATTCATTGCTTTGTTCAGATGTGTATGGACGTCACAGCAGCAATAATGAGTGATAAATTATTCAAGGAACACATTCTAAATGCTCTTTTGctttgctccccccccccccccccccccccatcatccaGGAGTATCAATGGTCCAGTCATGGAAAGACAGAGATACCAAAGCTTCTTTGAAGGCaaagacacagaacacaggtgGCCTCACGCGCCCAACAGGGATTACGGTTGTTCAGGGGTGGACGGGAATCAGACCAACTGTGACATTTTAATAGAGGGTTTAAACGTCAACTCCGGGCACAATGTAACGGACAGCTTCAAGGAGAACGATGGAGACAAGGTCGAGGCGCCCCCGCCCTGCGCGAAACGCGCTCGACTGCTCGCCCCCCCGCGTTCCGGCACTTCCGTCAAATTAGAACCGGACTCTAAAGAGCTTTCCAAAACGGTGGCGGAGTCCATGGGACTGTACATGGATGACGTCAGAGATGTGGACTACGGCTATGGCCAGCAGCGGGCCCACGAGGGGCACTGCGCTCCCCAGAAACTGTACACCGGCGCCGGGCCGCACCTGGAGGTCGGCCTGCCCGGGTCGGCCGGCAGTCCTAAATTGACGCCTCCGCCGCTGTCCTGTCCCACGGTGCCCAATCTCCTGAAGAATCCGGTGGATGGTTCCTCGGGAGTCGCGCAGGGGTCTGGCTCTCTGGCACCGGCCGTCTGCTGTAGCCCCCACAACTCGCACAGCTCCCTCTCCAGCCCGACCAGCCTAGTGTCCTCCATCGCCAGCCCCTCCTGTTTCGGGACCCCCCCGCACGTCTGTGGGCAGCCCCATCCAGCAGGCTCTCCCCGGGCCCGTCCTCTCCCGAATTCAGCCCCGGCTCCCCACCACGTGCAGCCCGTCGAACACCAGCGGCGTCGGCTCCCCGCTGGCGAGTCCGCTCAACGTCCTGCGGTCGCCCATCTCCAGCCCGCGGAGCATGAGCAGCGTGAGGTCGCCGCCCTCCTGCAGCGCCAACCTGCGGTCTTCGGCGCTGAGCCCCGCTCACGGCGCTAACGGCAACGGCGGCAACGCGCACCCGCCGCTGCGCTCCAGCCCCGGTGCCGCCAACGCGGCGGCGGTGTCCAGCCCCCCGAGCTCGTCGGGGTTCCCCGTCTGCAGCCCCGACAGCGCTCTGGGCCTCGGCCTGGTCCAGAGCGACAGCCTCAGCCCCGGCGAGAGGGGCCGGGAGTTCAAAGGCTTCGAGTTCCCCAAGGTGGAGAGCGAGGACGGGGAGACGTACAGCGTGGGCCTGGACCAGACGGGCTCGGTGAAGTACATCAAGAACGAACCCGACCCCGAGGGCAGGAGCATGTGTCTGGCCTCTGAGCAGAGACGCTCGTCCGCCACGGCCTTCTCCGTGCAAATAAAAAGCGAGCCAAACCACGGCGGAGCCTGCCTGAATCTTCCCTACGACCAGCCACAGCACTCTGTGAGTCTCTTCCCTGCCACGGAGACCACTTACTTGTCCCTGAGGGATAACATAGATGAGTACAGCCTCTCTGGGATATTGGGACCTCCCGTCTCTTCCCTGAATGGTAACTATGACCCCGGTGTGTTTCCCAACGCCGCGCTGCCAAAGGGGATTAAGCAGGAGCTGAACGACGGCTGCTACTACCACGAGAACAGCGGCGTGCCGGCGTCGGCCATCGTCGGCGTCAACTCGAGCGGCCACTCGTTTCATTACCAGATCGGAGCGCAGGGAATGATGTCGTTTTCGCGGCACGACGTGAAGGACCAGACGAACCCCTTGTTGAATCTAATTTCTCCCGTTACGCATCAAGTGGAGGCCTGGAAGCCTCACCCGGACCTGTCCCAGGGCCCTCTGTCGTCCAGAGCAGGAGGTTATGCGGGTCAGAACTACATTACAGAAAGGTAAGAAACACGTGCTACATTTGAACATTGGCATTGTATGTCTTGTGTGTGGAAGCAACACTGCGAGGACTTACTACTAGAGGCAACATTTTGAGTACTGTGAGTTGTACTGTGAGGTGACATTATGAGGACTGACCCTGTAAGTGACTTTTTTGTTAttagcatcatcatcatcaataatATTACGGAGATACTGGAGATATTTTTCCCTAAATGAAGACTTAAGGACACTTTATGGGAAGGGTTACAGTGCCGCAAGCTGCCACTCATCTCGGGGGAGCAGAAAGAATCCACTGAAAAGTAGAATTAATGTTTTAGAAACGTGCATGCCTACATATATCTGCTGTAGggtttgaaaaaataacaactgTAATCATTTAGATTTATTAGTTGCTCATGTGTCAGCGGTGTATTAGAAGCTGAAGGTGATAAATCCATTCTTATGAGGAAAATTACAGATTCAGTGCCAAATTTGTTATTGGTGTTTTTCAGGAGACAGACAAGCGAATAACAACTTCTGGGCTTTCATCgccctttattattattgatcgAGAAACAGAGTGAGTTTGAGTTtgacggaaataaatgttatatttccGTTTGTTTTGTGTCAAACCGCAcaagttagatttttttaaatgttattttttcaagcCTACACCTTAGGCTACATTCATTTTGCCTGAAGttggtttaaattattttaattaaattaaattattatgttATCTCCCTCCATCATGaatatgtttcatttgtttatttaaagatCATGTTATAGAGTTATGGACTGGAGCATTTATAGATATGCGTCGTGACAGTTCAATGAAAATGCCTTATAGTCAAGGTGCTTATAAGCTTCTATCATTAAGCCTGCATTGTCGGAAACAGTGAAGAGAAATCCAGtgaggggcgggtgggggggggggggggcaaagaccTGACAAGCCTGAACAGGGATgcagagaacacacactgagaaaCGACGATTGTGCCATTACAACAGAAACATGTGACCCTGATATCGTCTGTAAACACTGACATTCACCGTAGTGTAACTAGGAGCCAAAGTCTATCTCTTATCAAGGGAACATGTATGCTCAAAACCCAATTTATCCCATTATCATCAAGACACCCGACAACAACCTTGTGTAATGGAAATATCTTTTATGAAGGGGTCCGTCAGTTTTGAAGcaatatatattaattattaatagtAGGTTCCATGCTTTTGTTGCCAAATGGTTGGATTAAGCTGCTATTTTCTGTAAATGGGCCAgcatgccattaaaaaaatgtgtttaaaagaGACCAGGCTGCAATACTTTTTTAGGGGGCATTTAGATGGCCTAGttgttataaaaaatatatattttctgctCCTGGAAATTACTAATACTTCTAATACTTATACGTATGTTGAGCAAACTTTAATTTTTGTAAGTCCAAAATATGCAGAAAACCTAACAAAACCATGAATTTTGTTTCCCTAACATAAGCTTACATAAGATCCGTAAACACAGTGATCTTTTTCTGGGTTGTGCATCGCAGTGCTATTCCAGGATAACCAATTTCAGTGTTCTAGCCCAATGTGACTCAGTGCTTTCCAGttaatgattttttccccccaactcACCACTACAACCTCCACAATTACCCACACTGTCAGCCACAATAGCATTGTTAGTTCAGTTGCGTAAGATGAACTGGGCCAAGGACAGTGGTAATGACCTTGTGGTTGACACGGCCCTACAGTCTTCCTAAACCACTCTTGGTGTTGCTTGGCAATGGCAATAGGATCCCCGCTTGAGCTGGCTTTGGTTAtgtctgcccctccctccccccacccccaactcaaCCCCAGCCACTCTCATTCCAAAATGAAGGATTATCCTGCCAATTCTTATCCTAAACCCTGACCCAAGATTGCTGCTTGTGGGCAGTGCATCCACTCACCACACTGTGACTAGGCcccttcattcatttaatttcaagaATTGATcttgctgtgattggcagaaACCATTTGTCTGAAGCAATTTGGGTTAACTATTTTGTGCCTCTAGTTGAACTTTCAAACCTCTGGCCAAAAGTCACTTTCTCTCACCGTATACTCATATGCTAGTGTACACAAAACCCCACAAACTCTTGCACTTAATCCATTTAccagacacacattttaaactttaTCCATGTACACACTTACCGATTTAACAAACCTTTACCAAAGTTTTATCAGTTGCTATTTCTATTTGTAGCCACTAGTACATAAGTATTACTCCAATGGTGTTTCAAAGCCAGCAGCTTCCTGTTTATaaacacacaaccccacactgcagcccaaTTAGCTGCATGGCCAATTAATTGGGCCACACTGCTGGCAAATTAGTAGATTTAGTTGAACAATTATGGGAACAATGAAAGCATTTAGTTGATGATTTTCACTTCTTTGTGTTTGATTGATTTTCACACCGCCTGTCTGTAAAGAatgggattttttccccccacatcaCTCTTAATCAAGCTTAGGGATGGGCCAGATCAGGTTGGAGGACAAGTGATTGACATCAGAAAGCTCAGTATGGTCACATGCTTCTATGTTTTATTATAGATTTTTGGTGCACTTACAGAACTTCAGCAgaaaatgcagatgcttccaacAGATGGTCCTTTCACTGCGGCAATAAATTTGTCTGCAGACGATGAAATTATTGCAGGAAAAGTTTAAATTGAGAATACACcatgaatataaaatgaaattatttctaAAGGTGCTCATTTACTTCAAATGCTCATTCTTTTTTGGCCCTGGTCTTCTACATCTGGGACACGCCCTTCTCCTTCTGAATGGATGCGTGTGGTCAAGGGTGTATCTGGGTAATCTCTGTCTAGAATTTGTACTCGTGAAAAGAATCTGCCCTTTTCTATTGGTGAAGCAGAAGCAGTAATTACCAGACGACTGGATCTTTTGAGAGTAAATTAAGCGCAGAGGTCAACCTACAGCTTAGTAACAGTTGTCACCCTCCCATTTGAACCCTATTCTGTATTATTGACCTCATTTGACCCTGAGGAAAAAAGCACTGCGTCCAGGATAACAGAAATCAATTTCCCCTTTTGCTCAGTCTCTACTCtgctggaataaaaataaataaaaaaaactttacctTGAGGGTATTTCACAGATAGATTCAATTGTTTTATATAATGGTTGCATGAGTTTGCTGTGTCTAGATCAATAATTGGCTTACAGCAAGCTATGTGTGTCTGATAAGataggaaaaaaggaaatgtgtatCCGACAGAGTGGAAAAAACCCACTAACCAGACAGCGAAATGGCACTACAGTCCTACTGTAAAGCCATATGGTCCAGGGATATCTGTGGAATCCCAGCCACCCTTGTCTTAATAAGATCCAGCTTATCGTAGTGTCAGACGGGATGACAGGGCCGTGGGTGGAGTGGCAGGGCGCCACACAGATTTGACATCGGGTTTGACATTGAGCAGTGTCCACAGAACTAGGGGACTTCATAACCGCAGAGGTCAAACCCATTCTCTTAGGATCGTTCTGCCAATGTGCTGCTGTGGACGTTTTCACTGTGATATCCGAGCCCTGCGTTTATACTGAAACCGTCGTCtgatacaatacattacataaGAGTAAAAGCTCAAATCTTTGGCTCCCGCTAACCCCCAGAGTGAAATCCCagctatgtgtgtctgtctttggtGGGCCTGTAGGCGGgggtaacatttttaattaaaaaaggctGTACAGCAGAGGAATCTGGATTACACAGTGTGAGCTGGCTCCGCTTTGAGAGCTTTTaaactcatttaaatgcaaaaaaaaaaaaaaaaaaagatctactGAGACTGAATGTATACTTAAAAAATGTGTGGAGGCACATTCCTCCACTATGTGGACAAAGTATATTGTTTATTAAATGTACACTGGTTAAACATTATGCGAAGAGGAAACGAATTACTTTTAACTACTGTTGTTCCACGCAGACGCAGATAAATGTCATTTCAGCCAAGCAATAACAAATGAGGAAACATTATCAATGACCTACTTTTACGTTCTAAATTACTTGTGTGTGTAAAATCATCCAATACCCTATTTACTCAGGGATTCTGCACGGGAGAGCAAAGTCAAAGTTGGTCATGGAGGAATGCTTTGTATTCACTCTCAGATTCTATTTAGGCTATCCATTAAAGACCAAAGAGCCCTGAAACTGGTTGATTCTCTCTGGTTACTTTGAAACTGTTAATGGCaaactgtttcatttttactAAACTTTGTAGTAAATGTTTATAATTGAATCCTGTTTGAAAAGGGACTTCTGACCTGAAGGCTGCAA
This region of Anguilla anguilla isolate fAngAng1 chromosome 5, fAngAng1.pri, whole genome shotgun sequence genomic DNA includes:
- the LOC118226724 gene encoding LOW QUALITY PROTEIN: mineralocorticoid receptor-like (The sequence of the model RefSeq protein was modified relative to this genomic sequence to represent the inferred CDS: deleted 1 base in 1 codon): MERQRYQSFFEGKDTEHRWPHAPNRDYGCSGVDGNQTNCDILIEGLNVNSGHNVTDSFKENDGDKVEAPPPCAKRARLLAPPRSGTSVKLEPDSKELSKTVAESMGLYMDDVRDVDYGYGQQRAHEGHCAPQKLYTGAGPHLEVGLPGSAGSPKLTPPPLSCPTVPNLLKNPVDGSSGVAQGSGSLAPAVCCSPHNSHSSLSSPTSLVSSIASPSCFGTPRTSVGSPIQQALPGPVLSRIQPRLPTTCSPSNTSGVGSPLASPLNVLRSPISSPRSMSSVRSPPSCSANLRSSALSPAHGANGNGGNAHPPLRSSPGAANAAAVSSPPSSSGFPVCSPDSALGLGLVQSDSLSPGERGREFKGFEFPKVESEDGETYSVGLDQTGSVKYIKNEPDPEGRSMCLASEQRRSSATAFSVQIKSEPNHGGACLNLPYDQPQHSVSLFPATETTYLSLRDNIDEYSLSGILGPPVSSLNGNYDPGVFPNAALPKGIKQELNDGCYYHENSGVPASAIVGVNSSGHSFHYQIGAQGMMSFSRHDVKDQTNPLLNLISPVTHQVEAWKPHPDLSQGPLSSRAGGYAGQNYITESASLRHTPIGSSSAKVCLVCGDEASGCHYGVVTCGSCKVFFKRAVEGQHNYLCAGRNDCIIDKIRRKNCPACRVRKCLQAGMNLGARKSKKLGKLKVLSDDGSLQSAKDGQMCLASDKELSAGGALVAGMGGVTPYLSPSICSILELIEPEVVYAGYDNTQPDTTDHLLSSLNQLAGKQMIRAVKWAKVLPGFRGLPIEDQITLIQYSWMCLSSFALSWRSYKHTNGQMLYFAPDLVFNEQRMKQSAMYELCVGMRQVSQEFVRLQLTYEEFLSMKVLLLLSTIPKEGLKNQAAFEEMRVNYIKELRRSVAKATSTSGQTWHRFFQLTKLMDAMHDLVGNLLDFCFYTFRESQALKVEFPEMLVEIISDQIPKVESGLTHTLYFHKQ